GTCCGTAGCACTTCTCTGCAATCAAATGCTTTTAAAGCAGTTGGAGTGTCATGGAAATTTTTGGATGAATATCTTGCTTTTACTATCCTAGAGCTGTTTAAGTTCTATCAGCCAATGTAAATCACAATGTTTTCTGCTGGGATTTTCCTTCATGCTTTGCTCCTTCAATcttcagcaagaaaataaatgttgtatTTCAACAGTTCTGGGTGTTTACAGTCATCACTCCATCATAATCTGTTTTCTTATGGCATCTCTTTTACTTTGTGGCTTTTCATCCATATTCTAATCACTGGTGAAATCAGCCTAAGTAGGAGGAATgctaagaaaacacaaaagtcGAGGGAAATGCCTGCGGCACCACAGGCAGAGGGCTGGAAGAAACGTGATTAATTCTTAGTGAAAACTGACTACTTGAACTGAGCTCAGCATATGCAATGAGGGTTTAAGAGTTACAGCTGGGGGCCTTGCCTGCACATTCATGTTTTCACTCCAGATGGGATCTGCTTCTAtatctggaaacaaaacaaagcaaatcctGCAGGGACATTAACCTGCCTTGGAACACCCCTAATTAAACATTTTCTACAGTGTAAAATGAGCAAAGGTTTCCCAAGCATGATTCATCCATCCTAGGGCAGGCATGGGAAATAGGCTGGATGAGTTGGGCACTGGAATTCCCTAGTAAATAACCAGTTGGTACGTAAGTAATTGGaattagttatttataagttACGGAGAAATTCGTCATTATAGAGGAACAGCCTATTAAAGAGGAAAAGTTTCAAATGGGAGACAGAGGACAATTAATTACATGCCTAAGTTGTTGCCTTCACTACAAGACGGTTCATTTTCATGCAACCATTGGGAACTACATTAAAAACTCTTTTCCCTATTCATTTTTCACCTCTCTCCAATTGGGCATCAGATCAACAAAGCTTTCAGAGCACATGAGTAGTTTTGcctttaaatatacatatgttCACTTTCCTTTCCTGCCCCAGGCCTTGAAGTTTCTATTCTGTGACTAATCACAgcatatttcctttcctttagtCCCACAAAAGGCATGAAGCCTCCAAGCTGGGTATGCTTACTGCTGCACTTGAGCTTGAAGTTCCCACTAGCTTCAGGATGAGAAACTGTAGAAATAAGGAAACAAGAATTAAGCTTTTGTCAGCCCTGGGAAGACTCATCAGCTGCAACAGCATGGATCAAAGCTTTTATGGAAGTTTTACTTCACTAGAATAGTTGTAAAAAAATCAGAGACCATAAAatctcagaaatgaaaaagttcTCCATACCTAATGCTTTAGGTAGCTTAGAGGAACATTTCTGCTCCACTGTGTCAAATAACATAATAGCAGATTTCCGCAAGCAGAATAAACCATTAGCAAACCCCTAAGGTTTAATGAGGAGGAATTTGTGTTAGCTGGTTCATGGCAAGGATTGCTTCACCACATTCGTAATTctctaaacaaaataaacaacactTTCTTACTCTGGGCATCTTTCTGAGGCTTCTGTGTTCATTTACTCAGCCTGAAATATAAGCGAGgtttcttcttaatttttttaatctaatcgcaattttttttataaaactcCTCTTGTAAAATTGGTTACAGGTCACCAGGCAGCCAATCTGGCTGTCTCACATGGCTTTATCCATCTCTGATGTGCACATCCAGCTCTAAAAGCAACAGTGCACTTTACATTCTAGCAGGTCAACGGATAAAGCCCTGCACTGGATCCATACATAGACATGTAGAAAGCTGCCTCACTTCAACCAACATCTTTTATCTCACTGCTTAGTCTTACACATTTCTAACATTGGGGTCCCCTCTCATTTCTCAGCAATTTCCTCCTGTCTATCCCCTCTGGTTGCCATCAGCCTCCTGATTGTCAGCTGAGATGCACAGACTCAGCTGTTGTCAATTTGTATCATAGAATTCAAttatagaatggcttgggttggaagggacctcaaagatcatccagttcctaccccctgacatgggcagggatgccacccactagatcagatCACctagggcctcatctaacctggtcttgaacacctccagggatggggcatccacaacctctctgtgcagccagtgcctcatcaccctccaAGTGAATACTTTCCTCCTAATCCCTAATCTAAATCccccttcttttagtttaaaaacattcccccttgtcctgtcattatttgATTGTATCACCAATTAGATGATAATGTGTGGCTACAACCAAACCTAACCAGGTCATTACCGTAAAGCTAGACAAATTCAATAGGCGATGAAGCCTGTATTTTAGCAGACAAGAACATTGACCTTGGGAAGAGCTTGCCTAGAGAAATGGTGACTTCATGGTCCTTTGaattcttcaaaacaaaactgggTAGCTTTCTAAAAGCTGGGATCTAGCCAAACAAAATCAGCAGCTACCTGACACAAATTGAGTGGAAACATGCTTCATGCCACCAGAGGTCAAAATGAAGGTTAATAATGACCTCTTCTGATCTCAGCATCTGTGATTCTGGATTTCACTGTGTTCagggaatcatagaatcatagaatatcctgagttggaagggacccttaaggatcatcaagtccaactcttgacaccgcacaggtctacccaagtttcAGGAAACACAAAAAGCCTGATTTTTCTCACCTTTGTCTTGGCAGAAATCAGTATATCTCCAGTGGATCTGTAAGGGAGGGTGGTCCAGGGTCCTTCAGATGCACAGACCCATGGTGGCATGAGCAGGCATTTGCCCCAGGGTGATCTCAGAAACAAAGCACTCAACGACGTCAGTCATGGGCCTGGGTCCCGTGAATTCCCTCTGACCGgagacatttttttcaaaagatgtaGTTAGATTCGAAATCTTAAAGATGCTCAGTGCATCATGTGATGCCTTCAGgctttcaaacaaaataaatattaacatcATTAATGAATAATTGCAACATGATCATTAACATCAGCACTAATGACTGCCAATGGGTGACTGAGAACTGAGCATAGAGCTACTCCAAAAATAACATCCGTAGGTGGATATTTCATTACTCGAGGGCATACTAGAACTTGGAGTAGAAACGGAGTAGGAATTTTGCAGATCAAGTCATGCTAAGCATATGCTAAGCATGTAAAACTTCCAAGAaacttttgtgttttgcttttatgtaaAGATGTCCAAAAGGAATTGTAAAACTCTGATTTGATCCAAACTCTATTTCACATTTCCATGATGAATTTGCAGAGTTCTTTCATCTAAAATTTCTGATATTGGTAAGACCAAGGCATGCATTTTCCCGTATCTTGATCAAAAGAGGAGATGTCAAGAGCTTTCtgttccgtatttgctcttctGATGACCAGAGACCCCAAAGAAATGCATGAGGCCTTACCATTTCTGCACTCATAAACAAAGCACGGGGACATGGAATCATACATGCTGGAATTCCATGTAAAAAAGACATACCAAGGAGCGACTGACGTCCAAAAGGCCTTTGCGTACCTCTGGAATCCAATGCTCCTCAATCTGAATTATGATTTGTATGTTAATTTAGCACTTGCTAGCTCTGAACTAGCCTCCTAGCCACTTGGTGTAGCAGCATTACCATATGCAAAATGAGCAGAAACATACGTTTTAAGCAGCTCATAAGCATCACACGAGAATTAATTTGAcattaaaaaattgtaaaaaattTACTGAACAAATTGATAATAATACAAAATTGAGGGTTGGTCAAAAATAATGAGGCAAAGACTAAATAGATGAAGGCACATTCAACAAATAAGTATAGGCTTAGTGGGTAAATCACGAATTGCTTTGGGGTATCTCATTTCCGTCAGGGCCATGTCGAGCTAAATAAAAGGTCTCCCCGTCCCTTTGCTCCTCACTCAACTGAACCACTCAGTTAGCAAGGTAAGTGTTACCTAGTGCTGTTTGCTGACAACGGTTCTCATTTGGCTTTGGTCAAGCAATGGATGTAAATGTGCTTTTGTATCTGCTCTACAACTCTGTCTGAAATCCAGACTTTCCAAGTCTGTTGATCTATTGCTTACTGCAAAAGACAGTTGGTGAAGAGAGCTCAGGCCTTGGGAGTGGAAAACAGGCTTCTTGGGATGAGAATTCAGCAGGTGATGTTCATGGATCAGCACAGGGAAGGTAACACCTAGTATTGTtcaaaaaatgtagaaatattgCTGGGGTAGTGGCAAGTAGCTCAATTTCTATAAGGGTTTTTTTGGGCAACTCAATACAAATAAATAGGAAGTGAAGTGTGGTATGGCTATCACCCATGGGGCTAGACAGCAGCATTTGTAtgccaaaataaaacacatctaTGAACTTGTAAAGATGGATTGTATCTGTATGTAAACTGTATTTCAGATCCTCGCTCCCTCCAGCTTGGACTACTCTACAAACAACATGTGCCACAGTGGATGTTGCTCTACTGGATGCTGCTCTGTTGTGAAGAGCAAAACGgtgtgctgcagcccctgccagaAGACCGTTTGCTGTGACCCATGCCAGAAGACCATCTGCTGTGACCCATGCCAGAAGACTGTCTGCTGCAGCCCATGCCAGCAGTCTTGCTGTGACCCATGCCAGCAGTCCTGCTGTGACCCATGCCAGCAGTCTTGCTGTGACCCATGCCAGAAGCCCTGCTGTGACCCATGCCAGCAATCCATCTGCTGTGACCCTTGCCAGAAGCCCTGCTGTGACCCATGCCAGCAGTCCATCTGCTGTGACCCTTGCCAGAAGCCCTGCTGTGACCCATGCCAGCAGTCTATCTGCTGTGACCCATGCCAGAAGCCCTGCTGTGACCCATGCCAGCAGTCTTGCTGTGAcccatgccagaaggctgtctGCTGTGACCCATGCCAGCAGTCCTGCTGTGACCCATGCCAGAAGCCCTGCTGTGACCCTTGCCAGCAGTCCTGCTGTGACCCGTGCCAGAAGCCCTGCTGTGACCCATGCCAGCAGTCTTGCTGTGATCCTTGCCAGCAGTCCTGCTGTGACCCATGCCAGAAGCCCTGCTGTGACCCATGCCAGCAGTCTTGCTGCGATCCTTGCCAGCAGTCTTGCTGTGACCCATGCCAGAAGCCCTGCTGTGACCCTTGCCAGAAGCCCTGCTGTGACCCTTGCCAGCAGTCCTGCTGTGACCCTTGCCAGaagacctgctgctgctgctgtggccaGCAATGCGTGCGGACTTGCTGCTGTGGCTGCcgcccctgctgctgctctggatGTCTGTCTTGCTGCTCCTACGTGGTGAAGAAGAAGCCTGTTGTGGTGTGCTGCAGCCCCGTGAACTACTGCTCCCCCATGAGAAAGTATTGCATTCCCATCCAGCAGTGCTGCACCACAATCAAGAAGTGCTGCTGAGCCAACTCCGGGTAGGAAAAGCAGTCTGCTGGCTCCCATCTCTGGCGTGCAACAAGAACAGGCACAAGGGGATGAAAACGTGACCATCATTCACTTGTTTCACATGATGACGGAGTAACTGCCTAGcaattttcttctggttttcttctttcttctttcctttaattATCGAAGATCTACAATGCACTTGAGTATGTCACCCACGGTGTAAGGCAAAGAGATCTTACATATTATTGTGGCTGTTAGTTCTCTTCTTGGTGTATGGGACATGGGATACTTTTGCTGTTAATGTCatcattcttcattttctttcttgactTGTAGACAATAAAACTTGGCATTAAGCAAAACGCAAAATACCTTGTTTGGTTGTTCTTACATCACTTTGCCTAGAATGGGTCCTTGTTCTGGTGCCATTTTCTACATCATCATCAGACTCCCAAGGGTTACAAATGTGCTCCCATAGAAGggaagaacatttaaaaaacaaagaaccaCTCAGCTTTGCTTCCTGTTGGCATGAATTGTGCCATGTCTAAAGAGAGCAGAGCAGTGTGATACCTTCTTGCACTTactgcagctctgcctcagaTACTCAGCTCAATTTTGACTGTAAAACTAAGTGGTTAAGGTAAATAAAACTCCGAGGACTGAATAAAGTATGCATAATTCCAACACTGAAAACACACCACCCCAGCTATGTATAGCAACCCATTCCTGATATTTTAATGGACATTTTAATAGGTACTGAGAGGAATTCATTACTCACTGAACAGAAGACAGCATCTTCTTCCACTAAcacctttgaaaacaaaatttagaGAGCACCTTTAATTGGTGGAATATTTTATATCAGCAAAGATTTACCTATGTGGCATTCCTGGATTACAAGCACTGGAATGAAACCCAAATGCTAGCACAGAACTTAAAA
This Anas platyrhynchos isolate ZD024472 breed Pekin duck chromosome 26, IASCAAS_PekinDuck_T2T, whole genome shotgun sequence DNA region includes the following protein-coding sequences:
- the LOC119713896 gene encoding uncharacterized protein, with protein sequence MCHSGCCSTGCCSVVKSKTVCCSPCQKTVCCDPCQKTICCDPCQKTVCCSPCQQSCCDPCQQSCCDPCQQSCCDPCQKPCCDPCQQSICCDPCQKPCCDPCQQSICCDPCQKPCCDPCQQSICCDPCQKPCCDPCQQSCCDPCQKAVCCDPCQQSCCDPCQKPCCDPCQQSCCDPCQKPCCDPCQQSCCDPCQQSCCDPCQKPCCDPCQQSCCDPCQQSCCDPCQKPCCDPCQKPCCDPCQQSCCDPCQKTCCCCCGQQCVRTCCCGCRPCCCSGCLSCCSYVVKKKPVVVCCSPVNYCSPMRKYCIPIQQCCTTIKKCC